The nucleotide sequence ttttttttttttgtgaggaaATCGTGATTTCtaggtttttgtttgtggttgCAAATCGCGATTGTTTTGTGCCCCAATTTGAACGAGAAACTTGCCTAGGTAGTAATTTGGCCAAAGTACTTGTGAATTTATCCAGCCTTAAGCGTCTGAGTGATAAGgtgttaatacttaatagtgttggaatatagaagaaaaaacaaaacaaaaattccatTTGAGTGATTCCTTTGCGcacttttttttgggggaaCTTGCTTAGTTGTGAAGTTTTTGGTCTAATTTGTGAAAGATGATGAGATTGGAGATATATTGAGTGAAGCAGCTAATAAGCTAACTATcgtttttctttgttctctcaATCAGTTGGCATTTAAGAagcaaattatttgatttagaaTGTTTTATCTACCCATGAGTTATGTGTCATTTCTGATTCAACATGGTTTTCGTATCCGCTTTGATTTTGTATGATAAGATTCCTGGATCAATTTGTTTGACTATAATCTTTTGATGACAGGTAAGGTCAGTCAAAGTTGGAAATCTCTCTTCAGGAGCTACAGAGCATGACATAAAagagtttttctctttttctggTGAAGTTGAAAGCATCGACATCCGAAGGTTAGTCATAGGATTCATTGTTGTGAACttgaatttttcttaaaaattaattcaCTCTTGGTTAGATTGAAGGATCAGATACAGTTCTTTTAATCTTCTTCAcccttgtgttttgtttttgtttttctttcatgtTGTAACCAGCAGTAATGAGCATAGTGCTTATGTCACATTCAAAGCTCCTCAAGGAGCAGAGACAGCTGTGCTCTTATCAGTTAAGTCACCTTCAAACCATTTTTTCTCTaatcttaatatttaatgtaaCTATCAGCTAATACATATATGACTGTTAATTTTGTTACCAATCCATGCCTTTCTCATCAACATTTAACCCTTTGTTCAATATGCTAAGAAATACTCAAGAGTTACTTTTACTTCTCAGTCCTAATGGAACCTGTTCTCTGTCTGGACAAGAATTACAAGTAATTTAGTTTTGGTTTGTAATTTGCATTTTATACTAACAAGAAATGTTATCTCAGGGAGCGAGTATTGCAGATCAATCAGTCGTCATTGAAATGGCTCCTAATTACACTCCACCGGCTGCCCCTCATGCGGTAATGTCTTCCATCTTGAATGTATCTATTCATATATTGTTCATTcgtcctttctttctttcttctgatcAATAGAATTGGTTAAAAAGGAATTGATTATTCATACGAACTTGCATGAACAAATACCTTTTAAATCCATTCATAGATCAAGCAAGGTTTCATCTCATTCTTAGTAAAAGATATACAGCGAATCAGCAATCTCTGAGGggttttaatttgtattaatttCATCAGGAAACACAGGCCAGCAGTGGAGGCGGTGCAGAATCTGTTGTCCAAAAGGCAGAAGATGTTGTGAGCAGCATGTTAGCAAGGGGTTTCATTCTTGGGAAAGATGCAGTTGGCAAAGCAAAAGCTTTTGATGAGAAACTTGGTTTCACTTCAACCGCAACTGCAGGAGTTGCTTCACTAGACCAAAAAATCGGTCTAAGCCAAAAACTAACAGCTGGAACAAGCTTGGTGAACGAAAAAATCAAGGCGGTGGACCAAAACTTTCAGGTATCAGAGAGGACCAAGTCTGTGTATGCAGCTGCTGAACAGACTGTGAGCACCGCAGGAAGTGCTGTGATGAAGAACCGTTACGTGTTAACTGGTGTGAGTTGGGCCGCAGGAGCATTCAACAGAGTGGCTCAAGCAGCTGGAGAGGTTGgacagaaaacaaaagagaaggtTGAAGCTGAGCAACCGTCACAACCATCACAGTCGCAGCAGCAACTGCCAGAAGGGTATTCTCCGATTTCGTCTGAATTCCCAAAGAACTAATATCATCCAGTTAAACTATTTCGTTTGTTTCTTCCTTGTTGCTTTCTTTGATATGAAAGCTgggaatttggtttttaatcttTGGGATGTAACATAAAAGCAATGCCTGGATCTTTCTCTTAATACTATTAGACTTATAGttggttatttttttcaatatctattaaataatttgaaCATGttacattaaattcaaaagtttGATCAAGAAagtacaataaaataaaatctgagTTTAGATATCAGCTTCGATAATAAAAGATCAGTATCTCAATTTCCAAAGTGTAGAAGAGTTTGAATGGTCTGATGCATACTCCAATTCCGGCGATAGAAGTTGAGAAAAATTGTGTTTAGAAAGTGCAGATTTTAAATAGTTCAAGAGGATGCGATATCGcgagtttttcttcttcagaaCTTGAATATAAGCATGTAAGCCAAGCCATATCACTTCTTCTTTGTATAATCTAAGAACTGGTCTGAAACTAGGACCACTGTTGAATCTGCGCATCCTTCGATTTATGAGTCTGAACATATACCTATCAGTTGGAAGGATTTCAAGAGCACTACATTATTAACAGAACCAAAATGGAACCAAATTAGTCGAAGAAATCAAGTTTCTATTCCATACCTGATGGAAGTTGTGATAAATTTGAACAAAGTGCGAGGATGAAGCTTCCAAAACCGGGACAACTCGTAGAGATAACAGTGAAACTTCATCGCAGCTAATAAAAAGATCTGATAGATGTTTAACCTGACAATTTTTCCTGAGTTGATGTTCGAATCAAATAGAATGGGATGACATTTGGGAACCAAGAAGTAACACAATTTTTTCCGAAGACTACCAACTGGTTGGTTCTGCCAAGCTACAGAAAAGGTTGAACTTATATGGCCACTCAAGTACCTGTTTCCATGAATTTGAGTGACAAAAATTAGGCTCAAACAGACAATCCACTACGCAATAAAGACTAGGGAAACAGAGCCAAATAAGTATAATTATGAGTGAAATGACAAGAGATGAAGCAGACCTTGTGTAGTCAACTTGCACTTCGAATGTGCGGGAGTTAATAAGCAAACCCGTCCATCTGGCAAAAGGAATTCCATTACCATCCACATACATCCTACTAGAAGAACAcctagattcttcttctccatcttcaaaaTTTATGCAGAATTTTTTTTCGTTCATGAAGCAGTTGTAATCTTTAAATCCATGTTTCAACCTATGATAGAAGTTAGTCGCCTGATCTCTTGAGGTAGACACAAACAGGTAGTCATCAATAAATCTCAGTAACTTATAGCTCGCCGGACTGATTAGCTCGTTCCCTTTATTGCATTCTTTAGCAGACGCATCTCTAGAGGCTTCCTCCAGGAACGGGTAGATCAAAGTCCTCTCGAGGTGCCCGTAGTAAAAACAACATAGCAAGGATGATAGTCTGTGTCCCTGAGGTATTCCAGCAATTCGTACATAGAAGCTTTTATCCAACTGCAGCATGTTGTTCTTTAGCATATTTCCTATCCAAATCATGAGATCCTTTTTCCTCACTTGATGGTTTCCCCCCTACAAAATCAAACAATGGAGTATGTCACTTTAGTTTCACAAACAGATCAGTCAATAATTTAAAAGGCAAAACACAATGACAATGGTATACCCTGAACTGGAACTCTTGTTCTAGTTGATCATATTTCTCGTCTTATGAACATAATGTGCCTTTAGTTTAAAGAGTTTCAGGTCAAGAATAAAAAACATACCTGATCAACCAGAATGCTTTGTAGAGCATTATATGGAACAGTTGATGTGAATCTTGAAAAGCTAGCATTTTTATCACTTGAGACAAGTACAGTGTTTACCCAA is from Camelina sativa cultivar DH55 chromosome 20, Cs, whole genome shotgun sequence and encodes:
- the LOC104769973 gene encoding binding partner of ACD11 1 isoform X1, encoding MAVRSVKVGNLSSGATEHDIKEFFSFSGEVESIDIRSSNEHSAYVTFKAPQGAETAVLLSGASIADQSVVIEMAPNYTPPAAPHAETQASSGGGAESVVQKAEDVVSSMLARGFILGKDAVGKAKAFDEKLGFTSTATAGVASLDQKIGLSQKLTAGTSLVNEKIKAVDQNFQVSERTKSVYAAAEQTVSTAGSAVMKNRYVLTGVSWAAGAFNRVAQAAGEVGQKTKEKVEAEQPSQPSQSQQQLPEGYSPISSEFPKN
- the LOC104769973 gene encoding binding partner of ACD11 1 isoform X2, whose amino-acid sequence is MAVRSVKVGNLSSGATEHDIKEFFSFSGEVESIDIRSNEHSAYVTFKAPQGAETAVLLSGASIADQSVVIEMAPNYTPPAAPHAETQASSGGGAESVVQKAEDVVSSMLARGFILGKDAVGKAKAFDEKLGFTSTATAGVASLDQKIGLSQKLTAGTSLVNEKIKAVDQNFQVSERTKSVYAAAEQTVSTAGSAVMKNRYVLTGVSWAAGAFNRVAQAAGEVGQKTKEKVEAEQPSQPSQSQQQLPEGYSPISSEFPKN